In Cicer arietinum cultivar CDC Frontier isolate Library 1 chromosome 7, Cicar.CDCFrontier_v2.0, whole genome shotgun sequence, a single window of DNA contains:
- the LOC101512450 gene encoding transcription factor bHLH47 isoform X1: MGSESIAPMVEASKNRSSGKMNQGKVPKRIHKAEREKLKREHLNELFLDLANSLDLDEQNNGKASILCEASRLLKDLLCQIQSLKKENVSLLSESHYVTMEKNELKEENSSLETQIEKLQGEIQARIAQSKPDLNVSPQLQLEPPEQTNFPGQSLQLPTIEPTIPQGPAVLVVPFRPDLQAAFPAPNVAELMQKPTSVISKPHARYPTSADSWPSQLLGEQPTSS, translated from the exons ATGGGATCAGAGAGTATTGCTCCGATGGTTGAGGCATCAAAAAACAG GTCATCTGGTAAAATGAACCAAGGGAAAGTCCCAAAGAGAATTCACAAGGCTGAAAGGGAGAAACTAAAGCGCGAACACTTGAATGAACTCTTTCTTGATCTTGCCAATTCTCTTG ATCTCGATGAGCAGAACAATGGAAAGGCTTCTATATTGTGTGAGGCTTCTAGGCTGCTAAAGGACTTGCTATGTCAGATTCAGTCCCTCAAGAAGGAGAACGTCTCTCTGTTGTCTGAATCTCATTAT GTGACCATGGAGAAAAATGAGCTGAAGGAGGAGAATAGTAGCTTAGAAACTCAAATTGAGAAGCTTCAAGGCGAGATACAGGCAAGAATAGCTCAATCTAAACCTGACCTGAATGTATCTCCTCAATTGCAGCTTGAGCCACCTGAGCAGACAAATTTTCCAGGACAGAGTCTCCAATTGCCTACCATAGAACCTACCATTCCGCAAGGACCTGCGGTTTTGGTTGTCCCCTTCCGTCCCGATCTTCAAGCTGCTTTTCCGGCTCCTAATGTTGCCGAGCTCATGCAAAAACCTACATCTGTTATCAGTAAACCACATGCCAGGTATCCAACATCAGCTGATTCGTGGCCATCACAACTGCTTGGAGAGCAACCAACTTCAAGCTAA
- the LOC101512450 gene encoding transcription factor bHLH47 isoform X2 — protein sequence MNQGKVPKRIHKAEREKLKREHLNELFLDLANSLDLDEQNNGKASILCEASRLLKDLLCQIQSLKKENVSLLSESHYVTMEKNELKEENSSLETQIEKLQGEIQARIAQSKPDLNVSPQLQLEPPEQTNFPGQSLQLPTIEPTIPQGPAVLVVPFRPDLQAAFPAPNVAELMQKPTSVISKPHARYPTSADSWPSQLLGEQPTSS from the exons ATGAACCAAGGGAAAGTCCCAAAGAGAATTCACAAGGCTGAAAGGGAGAAACTAAAGCGCGAACACTTGAATGAACTCTTTCTTGATCTTGCCAATTCTCTTG ATCTCGATGAGCAGAACAATGGAAAGGCTTCTATATTGTGTGAGGCTTCTAGGCTGCTAAAGGACTTGCTATGTCAGATTCAGTCCCTCAAGAAGGAGAACGTCTCTCTGTTGTCTGAATCTCATTAT GTGACCATGGAGAAAAATGAGCTGAAGGAGGAGAATAGTAGCTTAGAAACTCAAATTGAGAAGCTTCAAGGCGAGATACAGGCAAGAATAGCTCAATCTAAACCTGACCTGAATGTATCTCCTCAATTGCAGCTTGAGCCACCTGAGCAGACAAATTTTCCAGGACAGAGTCTCCAATTGCCTACCATAGAACCTACCATTCCGCAAGGACCTGCGGTTTTGGTTGTCCCCTTCCGTCCCGATCTTCAAGCTGCTTTTCCGGCTCCTAATGTTGCCGAGCTCATGCAAAAACCTACATCTGTTATCAGTAAACCACATGCCAGGTATCCAACATCAGCTGATTCGTGGCCATCACAACTGCTTGGAGAGCAACCAACTTCAAGCTAA
- the LOC101512771 gene encoding HVA22-like protein a produces the protein MGSGAGDFLKVLLRNFDILAGPVISLVYPLYASVRAIESKSPVDDQQWLTYWVLYSLITLFELTFAKLLEWIPLWPYAKLIVTCWLVLPYFSGAAYVYDHYVRPLFVNPQTINIWYVPRKKDVFTKPDDILTAAEKYIKENGTEAFENLIHRADNSKWAGSHHTMHDETY, from the exons ATGGGATCCGGAGCCGGTGATTTTCTTAAGGTTCTTCTCAGAAATTTTGATATTCTTGCTGG GCCTGTGATCAGTCTTGTTTATCCTCT TTATGCTTCGGTTAGGGCAATTGAGAGCAAGTCTCCTGTTGATGATCAACAATGGCTAACTTATTGGGTTCTGTATTCGTTGATCACTCTTTTTGAACTTACTTTTGCCAAATTGCTCGAATG GATTCCTTTATGGCCATATGCAAAGCTGATTGTAACCTGCTGGTTGGTCCTTCCTTATTTTAGTGGTGCTGCTTACGTTTATGATCATTACGTTAGACCTTTATTTGTCAATCCTCAGACCATTAACATATGGTATGTTCCAAGAAAAAAGGACGTATTCACAAAGCCAGATGACATTCTAACTGCTGCAGAGAAGTACATTAAAGAGAATGGAACAGAAGCATTTGAGAATCTGATCCATAGG GCTGATAATTCAAAATGGGCCGGTAGTCATCATACAATGCATGATGAAACCTATTGA
- the LOC101513096 gene encoding microtubule-associated protein RP/EB family member 1A, giving the protein MATSIGMMDSAYFVGRNEILNWINNRLHLNLSRIEEAASGAVQCQMMDLTHQGVVPMHKVNYDAKTEYDKIQNYKVLQDVFNKLKIDKHIEVSRLVKGRPLDNLEFLQWLKRYCDSVNGGIMNENYNPVVRRIKVGKDRNLKCSLKKSKSLQMNIMSNSGSGNTLGPNRTSVAKPVRSSGVAGGANSAAEIQALSKEITDLKFSVDLLEKERDFYFAKLRDIEIICQTPSEADNISISAAIKKILYANDAKESALDEAQDYLNQTINAVEAEDYLYQTMNAVEAEADVEADFQN; this is encoded by the exons ATGGCAACGAGTATAGGCATGATGGACAGTGCTTACTTTGTCGGCAGAAATGAGATTCTGAATTGGATCAACAATAGACTCCACCTTAATCTCTCACGCATTGAGGAG GCTGCATCTGGTGCTGTACAGTGCCAAATGATGGACTTGACGCATCAAGGGGTTGTTCCAATGCACAAG gTGAACTATGATGCAAAGACGGAGTATGATAAGATCCAGAATTACAAAGTTCTGCAGGATGTGTTCAACAAGCTGAAAATTGACAAG CATATTGAAGTTAGCAGGCTTGTTAAAGGCAGACCTTTGGATAACTTGGAGTTCCTCCAATGGCTGAAACGTTACTGTGATTCTGTAAATGGAGGCATTATGAATGA GAACTATAATCCTGTGGTGCGAAGAATTAAGGTTGGAAAAGACCGGAACTTGAAATGTTCTCTGAAGAAATCAAAATCACTGCAAATGAATATTATGAGTAATTCAGGCTCAGGCAACACACTCGGTCCTAATAGAACCTCAG TGGCCAAGCCAGTCAGGTCAAGTGGAGTGGCAGGTGGGGCTAATTCTGCAGCTGAGATTCAGGCTTTGTCCAAAGAG ATTACTGATCTCAAATTTTCTGTGGATCTTCTTGAAAAAGAGAGAGACTTTTACTTTGCAAAACTACGGGATATAGAAATTATTTGTCAAACTCCTTCAGAAGCGGACAATATCTCT ATTTCTGCAGCAATTAAGAAGATTTTATATGCCAATGATGCAAAGGAATCAGCACTTGATGAAGCTCAAGATTATCTTAATCAAACTATAAATGCTGTTGAAGCTGAAGATTATCTTTATCAGACTATGAATGCTGTCGAAGCTGAAGCAGATGTTGAAGCTGATTTCCAGAACTAG
- the LOC101513421 gene encoding small ribosomal subunit protein uS4y-like gives MVHVSFYRNYGKTFKKPRRPYEKERLDAELKLVGEYGLRCKRELWRVQYALSRIRNNARNLLTLDEKNPRRIFEGEALLRRMFRYGLLDETQNKLDYVLALTVENFLERRLQTLVFKSGMAKSIHHARVLIRQRHIRVGRQVVNIPSFMVRVDSQKHIDFSLTSPLGGGRPGRVKRRNLKAAAKKAAGGDGDEEDED, from the exons ATGGTGCACGTTTCCTTTTACCGAAACT ATGGGAAAACATTCAAGAAGCCTCGTCGTCCATACGAGAAGGAACGTTTGGATGCTGAGTTGAAGCTTGTGGGAGAGTACGGTCTTCGGTGCAAAAGGGAGCTTTGGAGGGTACAGTACGCTCTTAGCCGTATCCGTAACAATGCAAGGAATCTTCTTACATTGGATGAGAAGAATCCTCGTCGGATCTTTGAGGGTGAAGCACTTTTAAGGAGAATGTTTCGTTACGGTCTCCTCGATGAAACTCAGAACAAGCTCGATTATGTTTTGGCTCTCACTGTTGAAAACTTTCTTGAGCGCCGCCTTCAGACTCTTGTCTTCAAATCTGGAATGGCCAAGTCTATTCATCATGCTAGGGTTCTTATTAGGCAAAGGCACATCAG GGTTGGAAGGCAGGTGGTCAACATCCCATCATTCATGGTCAGAGTTGATTCACAGAAGCACATTGACTTCTCACTCACAAGTCCTCTTGGTGGTGGTCGTCCTGGTCGTGTGAAGCGAAGGAACCTCAAGGCTGCCGCTAAGAAGGCCGCTGGTGGTGATGGAGATGAGGAGGATGAAGATTAG